The following is a genomic window from Bradysia coprophila strain Holo2 chromosome IV unlocalized genomic scaffold, BU_Bcop_v1 contig_5, whole genome shotgun sequence.
TATCGTTTTGAGATCAAAACTACTTGTTTTTACAAACTATTTTTTAGCAAGAATGAATGATTTAATAGCTGATCTTGAAGTAGTCATGAAATTTGACACAACTCCGCAGAGCTCTCTATAACTCGATAAACAGAATACAAAACCGATAGATTGAAACCGACTAAAAAACATTGCTTCAACTATTCTTACCAGTCCGCTAGTATTCTTTgagaatttcgaaaattaattctgataattgaattgattgctgtttgtttatgtttagtTTAACCTTTCATAAACGACAAGCGTAAGCGTATCGTCGCATTACCAAAATcgcaattaaattaaatccgTTACTTCGATTGTTTAACGTATTGTCAAATGTTCGATGGGAAGTCTCTTACTTCTCTAGTTGTACAACacgttttgctatataagagaaTGACAGAGCCCATTTATTATTTCTGTCATCGGCATTGATAACAAATGACAGATCGTTTAGGTGACATGTCATCAGCATAATCCAATGATCTAATGATTGTGATAAAAATGGTAGAAATGATGATGAATAATCCAATGCGTACGAATACAAAACCGACTGAAAAGAAAACCAACAGAAGCGATATCATCGCCCACCTTAAATCCAGATTAAAATCGTGTCTgcttcaatttaaaatgaaacttcATAAAACGTAGACTAATTGTCTCGACGCGTAACGAGCAAAAGTGACTCTCTGAATAATTTACTGCTTGCCTACACTAatttaacacaaaacaaatttttaacgaattgaTGCATCGATTTTTGTGTTGTCACTTAACATTATTTCCGATTGGTATAGTGCATTGTTTATCTGCATAAAAGATGTTGCTTAGATGAAAAACGAAATgggaaaattgcatttaatgAGAAGAAAAGGGAAATTAAAAGATTTGGTTTTATTGgggttttttaatttcatgtaAGGCGTCAATGGTAAAActtacattcaaaatattttttttttacttttttctattttattttttgtttgttttttatatactttttttttacgcaaagaaaatgataaatcatctttataaaacaatttttatatgcaaaaaaaatatatttttttatttataattaattttatttttttaaatattcaaagtaaaaaacaaatatattttcatatacatattttcatatttataaaaacaaaataaatgaagaaaaaaaaacatgagacaagaaacataataataatattattatattcaatatattcttacaaaatcaattttatttttgatagattttttataaaaaaatgtatcttaTCCCCTTTCCTCCtacacacaaacacatacacgCCCCCACCTCCCCAATTACAGCTCCAACACATTTTCATACCCCCGAAAATAGAATgaataaaatgcatttattACACAAATACTATATGTaaaggcaaaacaaaaacatgaaaaatatgataaatcataaaaatatatataaaataaataaaataatcatAAGGTAACACGTATATATATGCGGTGTGAtggtaaaacagaaaaaaaactgataagaaaataaagaaaaaaaataattaaaattctacttaaataaagaaaaaaaaaactcttaaaaGTCTATATTTACAATATGTTCTAATCAGTCGATGTGgtaactaaaaataaaaataaaaacaaaatcaacgaTGATTgctttaaacaaatttaaaaaaaacatcaattaaTACTTATTCGGATTATATTATAGGAGGGGTTAATTTTTGAGACAGCTCACAGAGctttgacaaaattttaaacttttatctTCTTTCTTGCAAGTCTCAATTaagttttgtttcaattttgttatttaaaaaaaatgcttttacAAACACTCACACTCACATATAACatttataaaatacaaaatagcTAACATTCCTAATAATAATGGTGCATATTTGctgataaaatcaattttttaatgtGCCTCATTATTTAAACGACTATGTATTCCCCTCCGTATATAAATGATATAACTAACTAAGccaagacaatttttttttttcaaatactaCAAACATGACTATACTAAAagtgtataaaaaaaattcatagaaacaaaactcaattttgaataataaaaaacacaGACACACAAAAAACGCTCCTGATAGTAAAGTTCGTACGGGTAATGCATTTTGTGATAAGTTGATAGAATTTTGATGTTTTATTAGAAAAAAGCGAATGGCATGGACCACGGACTTTTGCACAAAGGGATGCTTTTCAAAATCATAAAGCACAGCACAATATTTAAAGCAATATCAACCCTTCAAGttgtcaaagaaaaaaaaaactgttcgcGAGATGTTCGTAAATTTTGCTAAGAATAGCAGTATTTAACGGTACACTCCTCAGTAcaattatatcgaaaaaaaatataaaaatattcgcAAACAGTCACTAAACGTCTTGAAAGACAATGCATTTTAAGATCTCTCTGGTACATTTCATTCTGACGATGAGTATAATCTCCCCTTTGTTATGTAATTTCAATATTACTCATCCTGCATGTGGTTAGATTATCAACATGAAAGGATGACAAACGTTCATATCGATTGAGTAGTGAACTTTAAAGAAATCGGATAAAAAAGATGGGGATGATAGTACTTCACTATGCACTTTGAGGTTGTATtattgataaacttttttacCTTTATTAGGGGAaggaaaaaacttttctttggCACTTAAATACttacattaaaaatgttgacGATGATTTGTTCATGGAAATAAGTTTTCGACAACATTTTCTATCATAGACCGTAATTCTTATCCTTTTCACAATTCAATAACCCGACTGTCTATGTTAGGCTGACATTTTTGTAACATCATGTCCGAGCATCAGGTTCGTTTCGAATTGTACAAATTCTACCGAACTCTACATACAAAGTCTCAATGATAAATATTCGaatgattaaaatttatcacaaaatgcAGCTATAGCTATCCGCTAGGAATCGTACTATTTCAGACAATTGATCCGTTCTAactaaaaagaaagaaagagagaaagtaaagagaataaaatgaacatttaataagttttgttacaaattattagaaaatttatcaaCTGTTGAAGagcaaaacaaacgaaaaaagaaatcaaattatacaaatttataaatttgcactttttattattataaatatattacatttattatgattattattatgatgacaatttattatctttaaaagcaaaaaaaaaaaatataaaaatattatgagaaaacaacaattattatttatatacTTGAAAGTGttttaaacaacaacaacaaaaaatatataaaaaataataataaaataaataaaattgctgTATTACAATATACACACACAAGTATATCAATCCCTTAGTCTAATTCTATacatgaaaatatatattaaaagtaaaataaatttaaaacaaaaaaaaatctattaaaatacaaattcaaaTCTAGTGAATGTTGttaacaatttattattattaactaacatcattaaaaattaaatttgtacaaaaaaaaaacttgactCCTGTTTTATTGTCCAAAGGACGTTCGACGAGATTATTTCCACATCGATGAGAATCGCGAACATTTCAAGCTTGCCAATTGTCCAACTAAACTATACGTTTGTATACATTAGCCCAACTAACGTTAAAAGAAATCCGTTTCTGGCGCcgtcaaaaatgtatgcttttttAAGCTTTACCATGCATTTCTATGagttttcatgtaaatttaGATTACGTTGCGCGactcaaacaatttttggtcAATTATGATGTTCCAAAGTATAGGGCATGGGACGACGTACTAGTTTAccctgaaaactacaaaagcgCTACCCTTGTTCTCATAGCTGAATACGGTTTTTTCATGAAGTTTTAtactgaaaactacaaaagcgTTACATTCAGCTAAAGAGAATTTGCTTACAACTTGTGAAAACGTCAACAATATCCATGCACTATTGTTTATTGTTAGATATAGTAGTGCTTGGTTGAGGCTTTACAATAAACATATCACTTGTATATACAATCACGTATCACGTACTTTCTCATGTACACTGTAAGCATGTAGATGTAGAATGTACCGTTCTGGTGTAGTTAAAGTCTGATGTAGACAATGTAGTTTCCCATGTAATGCTGAGAAACTTTCCTTTGGTGTATTCGGCGGTAAGATACAGCATGATAGGTGTTCAATGAACACAAGTTTTATGTTTAACTAAGTTCCACTCGCTGACTGCAAGTTTCGAGGCAAGTTCAAGTATAACTTCAGATTAAATAACTTCTTTTAATAAAACTCAATTCAGCCTTGTTTCTTACAGACTTTAAACAATTTTAGTACGGAGAACATCATTTTCTAAATCGGTGGGGAAGTCACTATAACATTTTGCTAACATTCGTGATCACGATAAACTTAGTGACGTAATAACCTGTACTTGCAGAACCTAGATTTCAACCAATatgcgaaatcttttacttcattaaatcCCAATGCTGGAAACAGGTTGTTATGACCTTAGGTTTCTTTTGacggttttttttatcgaactTGATAAATAGTTTCAATAGTTTTATTAAAAGTAAAGCAGACCGATTGACCAATAGACCGTGTgcagtataaataatttatttttcattgatttagattattattctgtagaacaaaagtgtaaacagaatatctgaaaaatgtgtgcttgattttatatctcactttaaaagctgtaattttgatgaaactaaaaggatatccgaaccattctaattcattctaattggattctcactaagattctaataagtgggatggcatcgggatggcaacaatatttttcaataatttctataaaaaaattaaatatgaaacttttttctcaaaatcgcaaACGGTCTATTGAGAAATTACAATTGCAGTATCAAAATCGTGTAAAGGTCAATGGGAAGATTAAAGACATTCGAATTACTGTGTCAGCAAAtagttctcaaaattcgtgAAGAAAATAGCACTCAGCATACAAAGCATCcctcaaaatgaaaatagcaactaatttttccaaaatttccatcaAGAGATGGTAAAgtgttttcattgtaaacttTCGAACACAAGTTCATTTGAAAGTTTTactgctgtcttgggaagggatcagtggaaacaactgatgatggcTAGATCACGCTAGCCTCAGACCGCCACTGAAACAGCCGGTCGAAACAGCTCTGTTTTATTCGTTAAATTCACTCAACGTGAACCATGAGTGGGTAGGGAAGAGCAAAAGctctgtttgttgttttttatgccaaatactgcgaaagtttgtattttcggtcctcaaatggtgaccgaaagtaaaaaaattcaggccttgggccgaaagtaaatgtcactgtcatcattttactttcgccccgtgggcttgcgtatttgcgggccaaaagtaaatttcactgtcatcattttactttcggtcctcatatgtctcgaaaacacatgttcacttgattgaaagtacgcattgagtgtagtgttgtgttgacgatagccaaatgttttgtgagcaagtgaatgtatgtttacagtaattttatttgttaaattgtttttatttttataccagggggctgcggCCCCCTGGACTCCCGCGCTTTTCagcattttggtgtttctacagcaaattttgttgataactcaacagtttaattaagagggcagactaggtgtgaagtaggctatatattgaaaaattggttttaaaattaatgtagaccatttaatgaaaatctgttccagcaattagatgagcaatatgtttatctatctctaaaaaatgaaaaacgatttacaataagcaacagttggaagaaaaccgatttccaaaatatgaacgtcgcttaaagttaggctatgcaatatttttttggaaatcggttttcttccaactgttgcttattgtaaatcgtttttcattttttagagatagataaacatattgctcatctaattgctggaacagattttcattaaatggtctacattaattttaaaaccaatttttcaatatatagcctacttcacacctagtctgccctcttaaaattatgttttgtttcggaccgaaaatacaaatcttccgcagtatttggcataaaatagttattttcatgtgtcggggccgaaaatgagggagtttcgagatttttctcgggttttcgaccccttacatgaaatggttatttggatcacaagggacgaaagtaaaaaaattcaaccgtgtgcgaagtttgcagcccgtggccgaagggctcacttcgttcggcctacaatccgcgaaattgcctaaaatcaatcgtccaaaacaggtacacaaataaccattgagtatctgttttggacgattgattttaggcactttcgcatgtaaccctcacttcgttcgggctacaactcgcgaaattgcctaaaattgTTGTACGGACgagaaattaattgtaaatttcCCTACCGTTTCTGTACTGCCGGTCGGTACTGCCTAAAAtgaatcgtccaaaacagatacacaaaataGTATCcatcactcggggcaaaagtaaaaaaattcaaatcttgtgattgccgcccttgcctcacttcgttcgggctacaacaagcgaaattgcctaaaaacaatcgtccaaaacagatacacaaataactattgtttatCTCTGAATTTAGCTCCTTATTTATAGGCATTTCAGGTGGGGATGTTTTCAGTGATTCCAAGCGTCCCGTTAAAGGACGCAACGATTAATCTACACAGGATCCACTCCAACATTTCGATGCAAGTGATCGTACATACATGCATAGCGTTGAACCAGACGACGTTAACTTTGTGTTAAGAAGAGATTGATAAGGAACACGGTTCTTTAACAGATCCGTCTATTTGTCAGAATCAATAGCAATCAGAAGAAGAACACTTTAACTTGATTTTTCTCATTGAAGTTTTATTATGTACTCCGTATGTTGCAATTTGGGATCATTATGTTAAACAAATTACTTTTGTCTTAAATTACATTAATTTCAGTCgatgaaagtgttcatttatCACATAAGAAGTCGGCAGAAAGATTTAAGCGTGGCCTGCGGATCGACACTCATTCCAAACTTTAATAACTTCCGTTGGATCATCGTATCCGTGCGTGGCGATGACGTATCGATAATTGTGGGCTCCTTGGAATGGCGCcttgtaaaagtaaaattccTCGGAGTGAAGAGGTTCGATGTCTGCTTTTAAAGCTACAATTCCCATGTAAATATCGTCAAATCTGTGGACATTGAACATAGATTAAAGTTGGTGGGATGAATCAGCttgaaatgtaattaattttcctaCCTGAAGTGTTTTGTGTACATGCTGACAAAGTACATTTGATGTAGGGCCTCTCTGGACAGAATAAATGCACCAGCCGTCACGTACGGTGGCCACATATGCCAGGAATATTCCTCCAATGACACATGCCATTTACTACTTTTATGTCGATGCGGTGCTGAATTAAACACGAAACCGGCGAATAATTTCACATCGTCTGGCAGTTCCAAATCCAACAGTTGTCGAGCATTCTTCGGTCGTTGTTCTtctgaatttatgaattttttgattgtCTTCACCAGTTCTTTGTTGTTTATTGAGTTAACGTTGTTCACAATGCTCTTCATTTCGTTTACATTGACGATCGAGTTGTTCGTCAGGTCAGAATTACTTAGACGACGAGCTAATTTTCGTAACGTTTCATCTGCCTCTTCCAAATATTCCGGATAGTTGAGTGGATTGCGTACAAATCGCAAAATATTCTTTGACGAAACGTAATAGTCATCGTCGACGAACATATAGAATTTACTTTTAGGGCAATGTGTCACAGCCCATTTCATACCCATCATGGTCTTAATGGTATTGTTGAAATAGGCGTCAACGAAGTTTGCCTGCACAATGTCTTTGAAATGTTCATGCTCTTCATCAATCAGCAACTGCAGTTCTTCGTTTGGCTCGGCCGTTCGACCCAAGACAAACACTGTTCTGATTAAAACATCCGAGAACCTGCGTTCAAAGCCCCAGCTTTGTCGGATCGCGATTCGTCGATTAAAATGGTCCATCGCTGATTTAACGatgaaaaccaattttggCACTGAGTATCTATCATCTTCATCGTTCTTACACTTGTGCTTGCAATCATATGTGAACGTGTAATTATACATGTTAATTGGATCGATATCGGGCTTCTGCCCGTGTCGCACTTGGCCGGCATACTTAAGCACATCGCCATCGAACGGATAGTTGAATTCTGTGTAAAAGTCAGCCTCAAAGTAATGAGTAAATGCACCGAAATAATCCAAAATAAACAATCCCAAGCAAACGCCAGCCACATACTTTATGCGAAATCTCAGGCACCAGATAATCCAATTTCGCATTGGAAACATTCTGTCTTTTATCACGGTCTTAGCAATTACGTTTTAACTGATTGCCATTACGACTGGGCCTGGAAATGTTTCCTTTCGTTCTCAAAAAGACACAAAACTTTTagttaattaaagaaattccaTAACATTAGATAGGATGGGCGAGTGACAGCGTGAACATGTTCACTTTAAAATGTATAAGTCACGTCATTCGTTCGTgtctttcatttgaaaatagcaaattaattgaatgacgaaactataatgaaaataaagcgACTACTTTTGACGATGCCATGTACATTTTCGAAGGCTTTGCTAAACTTTCAATTTCGACAAGATGTTGCCCCAAGAATTTACATCGATGGTCAACATTGATTTTTgcaacgcactgtctagcaccgaagctgactttgctgtcactcaaatagaggactgaaccgatcaaagttggctattctttttcatacaatgactatcaaaatttgtttacaaaatagtcaacaggtgtgcttttggccttctaattgagtTATGTCAAAGgcagcttcggtgcttgacagtgctttgATTTTTGACAACACTTGATGATGTAGTCGATTCAATCCTCGAATTTTGTTTAAGCGTGTTCCAGAGATAGGCACAAAATCTTTTGCTCCATTAGTTTGAACATATACTATGCTCGTAATTGGGATAGGGTcggttttaagattttttagtGCAGActttaactaaaaattttctgtCTATAGATTAGAGATTTTCATAGAAAGTTAACGCTTTTCAACATCTAACATTTACTTAAAATTGCAATTAACCTCTTAGAAATGGCAGTCGTCATTACAtctgtttgatacaaaatctattacttcactatttttatcacaaaatttactAAGGTTACTGATTGAAAGTTGACCTAATTTGACAAATCTCAACtttgaacttgaatttctcagCGATTTTGGAACTATGTTACATGGaaccacttttattttaaagatttatcttttgtttacttatttaatataaattttattaattattgccGATTTCGTCTAACAAAGttaatgaattaataaaaatgcagaGTTGACCTATATGAATCGTGAGTGGTCCTATTTCACATTTAAACACATTGAATCGTGATTGTcctatctatacaaaagtcataggacatatcacgatttattgaatgttgagttgaccaataattttttctccatacaaatttacacGGACAACTTAAGATCACTTTTCCACTAGGTCAACTTTCAATCAGTTACCTTAAATAAGAGAACATTACAAAGCTAATGCCTATTTAGTCACCGTTGAGGTTTGAAGAGAGTTATTGTAGATAAAAGGTCTTCGATTTCCAGATTTGTGATAATATGTATGTCAAAGACTACTCGCTGCACACTTCAAAGGCATGAACGAAATTCTGCATGAATATTGAATGAAACACATTcgaaattttactttgtttacaAATTAGCTGAATGGACTTCTAAGAATTTTATGTAGAATGCAATAAATTAGCTGCTCACTCACACTTCACACCAACTGTGAGttattcaattattaaaaGTCGTACTTAAAAGTCGCCGTTCCTGTAGATTAGTTGATCGAAAAAAGTAAATGATTGTCATTTGGTGTGAAGTATTTAGTTTTTCGTAAAAGTGTGTCAGCACAACATCCGAGGCAAGAGGGGCAAGAGTTTCCTTCATTAGAGAATAACATCGATTTTTGCATGTGAGAATATGTCTGCTTACGTACGACTAGTACTTGTAATTTGTATGCTGATTGACAATGCACTATCGCATCGTAAATTAGTGACTTGGATCCGCCCACCTAAAATAACCGAATGGGGCAAATGGGGATATCCTGAAATTTGTCCGGTAAACAGCTGGGTCGGTGGTATGAGATTAAAGGTTGATACATCGCAAGATATGAAACGTGATGACACAGCACTGAATGCCGTTCAATTGCATTGCATAAATATGGATTGGATTCACTCTGGAAGTGTTACGAGCGCAATAGGACCGTGGggaaatttccgaaaaaatcGATACTGTACGCAAGGTTTTGCTGTAGGGTATCAAATTCGTTcgagaaaagataaaaatacTGACGATGTGAGCACTGTCGATTTTAAATTGAGGTGTCTGAATTTTGATGGCAGTTCTTCGTTTGTGGTTAACTCCGATGTGGATTTGCCATTGGGATCATGGACAAATGAACAGAAATGTCCACTAAAGACGGCTGTTTGCGGAATTATCACACAAGTTGAACCAGATGAAGGCAGTAGATTTGAGGATGAAACTTCATTGACAAATATCGATTTGGCATGTTGTAACTTACCGGATCCGGTCGAAACGtgtaaatt
Proteins encoded in this region:
- the LOC119072048 gene encoding beta-1,3-galactosyltransferase brn, which encodes MFPMRNWIIWCLRFRIKYVAGVCLGLFILDYFGAFTHYFEADFYTEFNYPFDGDVLKYAGQVRHGQKPDIDPINMYNYTFTYDCKHKCKNDEDDRYSVPKLVFIVKSAMDHFNRRIAIRQSWGFERRFSDVLIRTVFVLGRTAEPNEELQLLIDEEHEHFKDIVQANFVDAYFNNTIKTMMGMKWAVTHCPKSKFYMFVDDDYYVSSKNILRFVRNPLNYPEYLEEADETLRKLARRLSNSDLTNNSIVNVNEMKSIVNNVNSINNKELVKTIKKFINSEEQRPKNARQLLDLELPDDVKLFAGFVFNSAPHRHKSSKWHVSLEEYSWHMWPPYVTAGAFILSREALHQMYFVSMYTKHFRFDDIYMGIVALKADIEPLHSEEFYFYKAPFQGAHNYRYVIATHGYDDPTEVIKVWNECRSAGHA